One Mauremys mutica isolate MM-2020 ecotype Southern chromosome 9, ASM2049712v1, whole genome shotgun sequence DNA segment encodes these proteins:
- the TNFSF10 gene encoding tumor necrosis factor ligand superfamily member 10 encodes MRLPTAGPSTGQTCGLVLISAVLLQSICVAVTFLYFTNELKQLQDTYSKSGIACLTGEDLGTFIKHVDLNENEERESDPCWQVKWQLGKLIKKMISRNYEENISSAVKGTEEQGSQNHGHRIAAHLTGSRNKKSSLATSNSSSRRGVGQKINTWEPSRKDHSFLYNVELKNGELIIPRTGFYYIYSQTYFRFSEPENEDSESDPLALSRNPKQMVQYVYKLTTYPEPILLMKSARTSCWSKKAEYGLYSIYQGGVFQLKRDDKIFVSVSNEDIVDMDKEASFFGAFLIS; translated from the exons ATGAGGCTGCCTACGgccggccccagcactggccaGACCTGTGGGCTTGTGCTGATCTCCGCTGTGCTGCTGCAATCCATTTGCGTGGCGGTTACTTTCCTTTACTTCACTAATGAGCTGAAACAG CTCCAGGACACATATTCCAAGAGCGGCATTGCTTGTCTCACTGGGGAAGATCTGGGAACTTTCATAAAACATGTGGATCTAAATGAGAATGAAGAAAGAGagagtgacccctgctggcaagTGAAGTGGCAACTAGGAAAGTTAATTAAAAAG atgatatcaagaAACTATGAAGAAAACATTTCATCTGCGGTGAAAG GAACTGAAGAACAGGGATCTCAGAACCATGGACACAGAATAGCAGCTCACTTAACTGGAAGCCGCAATAAGAAGAGCTCTCTAGCCACATCAA attcctcatccagaagaggtgtTGGGCAGAAAATAAATACCTGGGAACCCTCAAGGAAAGACCATTCATTCCTCTATAATGTGGAGTTGAAAAATGGGGAGTTAATCATACCCAGAACAGGGTTTTATTACATCTACTCTCAAACTTACTTTCGATTCAGCGAACCTGAGAACGAGGATTCAGAATCAGATCCGTTAGCACTAAGCAGAAACCCTAAGCAAATGGTCCAGTATGTTTACAAACTGACGACATATCCAGAGCCTATCCTGCTCATGAAAAGTGCAAGAACTAGCTGCTGGTCTAAAAAGGCAGAATATGGACTTTACTCCATATATCAAGGTGGAGTATTTCAGCTAAAAAGGGATGATAAGATTTTTGTCTCTGTCAGCAATGAGGACATAGTTGACATGGACAAAGAAGCAAGTTTTTTTGGAGCCTTTTTGATCAGCTAA